In Actinomycetota bacterium, the sequence GAAGCGGTAGGTGCGCAGCTCGAGAAACGTCGGGCCACCGCCCTCGCGGGCGAGGCTCGCCGCCGCCCGGGTGGCCACCTCGACCGCCTCGGGGTCCATGCCGTCGACGACCATCGCCGGCATCCCGTAGCCCGCAGCCTTGACGGCCAGCTCGGTTTGGCTCTCGCTGCGTTCCAGCGCGGTGCCCATGGCATAGAGGTTGTTCTCGCACATGAAGAGCACGGGCAGCTTCCACAGCGCGGCGAGGTTCATGCTCTCGTGGAACTCGCCCTCGGCCACAGCACCTTCGCCGAAGAAGCAGGCCGAAACCGACCTGTCGCCCTGCATCCGCGACGCGAGCCCCAGCCCGACAGCCACCGGCAGACCCCCGCCGACGATCGCGTTGCCGCCGTAGAAGCCGACGGACGTGTCGAACAGGTGCATCGAGCCGCCGCGGCCACGGCTGCACCCCTCCACGAACCCGTACATCTCGGCCATCACCGCTCCCGGGTCGACCCCGCGGGCCAGCGCGTGGCCGTGCTCGCGGTACGTGGCGACCACGGTGTCGCCCGGCGCGAGT encodes:
- the pdhA gene encoding pyruvate dehydrogenase (acetyl-transferring) E1 component subunit alpha, with translation MSDHLDQLDQLDQLDHVPEQEVGEGSGVPSGLDPEHRRDLLAQMLVIRRFEERCAELYQAEKIRGFLHLYVGEEAVATGAMAALAPGDTVVATYREHGHALARGVDPGAVMAEMYGFVEGCSRGRGGSMHLFDTSVGFYGGNAIVGGGLPVAVGLGLASRMQGDRSVSACFFGEGAVAEGEFHESMNLAALWKLPVLFMCENNLYAMGTALERSESQTELAVKAAGYGMPAMVVDGMDPEAVEVATRAAASLAREGGGPTFLELRTYRFRAHSMYDPELYRDKAEVAQWRRHDPIELYAGRLGADGVLDDERLAAMEADAVAVVDAAVAFAEAGTPEPVEELTRFVHAEQTSAPEGSR